In Glycine max cultivar Williams 82 chromosome 4, Glycine_max_v4.0, whole genome shotgun sequence, the genomic stretch tcaatatccTGAACACACTTATCAGTAAAATCCTTCTTATATATACAAACTGAGGCTAGGATGCTAACATCAAAATACAAGTCGTGATGGACTTGACTTAAACTAAAGAAGAGTGGTGACGGTGAGGAGTGAGACACAGATCGAGAACTGTGGCAATTATAATGGAAGAAGTGGTGGAAGTAAAGGTGAGTGGTAGACCGAGAGAGACTCAGAGCTCTCCGGGGATTTCAACTCCCAAAAGCCCATTTGCAACTCGTTTTATGAGCACCCCTTTAGCCAGCCCCATGAAGAAGGCCATTGAAAACATGCAAGGTTACTTGGGAGAAGTTGGTCGCTTCACCAAGCTTGACCCACAAGATGATTGGCTTCCCATCACCGAGTCAAGGAAGGGAAACGCATACTACGCTGCGTTTCACGTTCTTTCTTCAGGGATTGGATTTCAGGCTCTTGTTCTTCCATTAGCCTT encodes the following:
- the LOC121172599 gene encoding lysine histidine transporter-like 8 isoform X2; the protein is MEEVVEVKVSGRPRETQSSPGISTPKSPFATRFMSTPLASPMKKAIENMQGYLGEVGRFTKLDPQDDWLPITESRKGNAYYAAFHVLSSGIGFQALVLPLAFTSLGCSTRCGY